From a single Nakaseomyces glabratus chromosome H, complete sequence genomic region:
- the MRPL35 gene encoding mitochondrial 54S ribosomal protein mL38 (CAGL0H07029g~Ortholog(s) have structural constituent of ribosome activity and mitochondrial large ribosomal subunit localization), with the protein MFRRGFHSSVKAAERTRVWSDFSNRSKSLGINNVLVKKNVLEGSSAVKGGPVTIGRKSNRLKYNSPEHIDEAFAVSYKYLEDHASKLYEKAKGQENELEREKLIAKAESGNPEVLYNFQYHEKIENDPRIIDYTQPVYRHLGRKHWESYSQMLLMQRLESLQVIPDTMPTLVPKAEVNIRFPYSTGVNKWVEPGEFLSSNVTSLPPAVKIQEYDLVDPSKQLYSVLIVNPDEPDVENDTFKTTLAFGLVNIKIDYNDNVVDPRRYTDENVLAEYVPPVPEKNVPAQRYSVWVFRQTEPIAKGDVVRDNFNIRDFASKNNMEAIGAHVWRSEWDLNVSKVREMYNMPTGRVFSRVRR; encoded by the coding sequence ATGTTTAGGCGAGGGTTTCACTCCAGTGTTAAGGCTGCTGAGAGAACCAGAGTGTGGAGCGATTTCAGTAACAGGTCTAAGTCTCTTGGTATCAACAATGTGctggtgaagaagaatgtATTGGAAGGCTCTAGTGCTGTTAAAGGCGGTCCCGTTACCATTGGCAGAAAATCTAACAGACTCAAGTACAATTCCCCCGAGCACATCGACGAAGCATTTGCGGTTAGTTACAAGTATTTGGAGGACCATGCCAGTAAACTATATGAGAAAGCTAAAGGACAGGAGAATGAGCTTGAACGTGAAAAGTTGATTGCGAAGGCAGAATCCGGTAATCCTGAAGTATTGTACAACTTTCAATACCACGAGAAGATTGAGAACGATCCTCGAATCATTGATTACACGCAACCAGTTTATAGACACTTGGGTAGGAAGCACTGGGAGTCCTATAGTCAGATGTTATTGATGCAAAGATTGGAAAGTTTGCAGGTTATTCCGGACACAATGCCTACACTTGTTCCCAAGGCAGAAGTCAACATCAGATTTCCATACTCCACTGGTGTGAACAAATGGGTTGAACCGGGTGAGTTTCTATCTTCGAATGTGACATCTTTACCACCAGCGGTTAAGATCCAAGAATACGATCTTGTTGACCCAAGCAAGCAACTATACTCTGTGCTGATTGTGAATCCCGATGAGCCAGATGTTGAAAATGACACATTCAAGACTACGCTAGCATTTGGCCTTGTAAATATTAAGATTGACTATAACGACAACGTTGTAGATCCTAGAAGATACACAGATGAGAACGTTCTTGCCGAGTACGTGCCACCTGTGCCGGAGAAGAATGTCCCAGCTCAAAGGTACAGTGTCTGGGTCTTCAGACAAACTGAACCAATTGCCAAGGGCGATGTTGTTAGGGATAACTTTAACATCAGAGACTTTGCGTCAAAGAACAACATGGAAGCTATTGGTGCGCATGTATGGAGAAGTGAATGGGATCTAAACGTCTCTAAAGTGAGAGAGATGTACAATATGCCAACAGGAAGAGTCTTCAGCAGAGTCAGAAGGTAA
- the SWA2 gene encoding auxilin-like protein SWA2 (CAGL0H07095g~Ortholog(s) have clathrin binding, ubiquitin binding activity) has protein sequence MSDPFGHLLASLKEGNVPSSKPGSKENSVTPGALTPQKKKLTPLHTESIVHGNGNVVSNTNIHDDLDDLFGSIPKKEDVVQDNHTSIDGLDLFQSSSHVVSKTEPDNQEINPFDNPFETEHKSESPTEEVIDEVRDMELAKLMSLGLNIDKASSYYERGITFEDVLRKRKQKASNGYQQRSNIDRKQGGGEIRNIFDTRGSGSESLFSGILNKGKELVNQLSTYTEEENERMNKFKGYEEYSMSETYLEKENSMDPGVFSRSSQEKIPQRAARPSHEKSNSSRSKINKRMTTEAPHKPFNDDDQSSLIESKDSSRESSMPGEGTLLDFDNDNHASSPVVNTSNQNTVSITQIPISHIEISGYNEFKARGTDYFKNGDYASAVEEYEKSLNTLPMKHPLRIIAYSNIIASRIKIGQHSQSVVDAQEAMKLLPEEKSLWTAAIQNSDPVRSYNDIWPKIILRQAESYEAIEKYKLALDAYQTLLEKNLFSEKVIAGKRRCQHALGLDSKPKSNPPSKSATPAPAPRRAPTVNRQTEVVNKKSVNAEKLKKENERLAKLEDQKVALYDKVEGIINSWKNGKQDDIRYLLSNLQAVITWTQWKPVQSSELVLPRKVKITYMKAVAKLHPDKLPSSLTLEQQMIAESVFSTLSDSWENFKKSNDIN, from the coding sequence ATGTCTGATCCGTTTGGACACTTGTTGGCATCTTTGAAAGAAGGGAACGTACCGAGTTCGAAACCGGGTTCGAAGGAGAATAGTGTTACCCCTGGTGCATTGACTccacagaagaagaaattgactCCTTTGCATACGGAATCTATTGTGCATGGAAATGGTAATGTTGTCTCAAACACAAATATACATGATGATCTAGACGATCTATTTGGATCCATACCgaagaaagaagatgtAGTACAGGACAATCATACTTCAATTGATGGCCTGGATTTGTTTCAGAGCTCATCACACGTTGTATCTAAGACAGAGCCCGATAATCAGGAAATCAATCCCTTTGACAATCCTTTCGAAACTGAACACAAATCTGAATCTCCAACTGAGGAAGTTATAGACGAAGTTAGGGATATGGAACTTGCGAAGTTGATGTCGTTGGGattaaatattgataaagCATCAAGCTACTATGAAAGGGGTATAACTTTTGAGGACGTGCTCAGGAAAAGGAAGCAAAAAGCTAGCAATGGGTATCAGCAACGTTCTAACATTGATAGAAAACAAGGTGGGGGAGAAATTAGAAACATATTTGATACAAGAGGTTCTGGTTCAGAATCTTTGTTCTCTGGCATCCTGAATAAAGGTAAAGAGCTTGTCAATCAGTTAAGTACCTatacagaagaagaaaatgaaagaatGAATAAGTTTAAAGGTTATGAAGAATACTCAATGAGCGAAACATATCTTGAAAAGGAGAACAGCATGGATCCAGGTGTATTCTCGAGATCTTCTCAAGAAAAAATACCCCAGAGAGCCGCTAGACCTTCTCATGAAAAGTCAAATAGCTCAAGATCTAAAATTAACAAAAGAATGACAACTGAAGCTCCTCATAAACCTTTCAACGATGATGATCAATCCTCTTTAATAGAATCTAAAGACTCCTCTCGCGAATCTTCAATGCCTGGTGAAGGAACGCTGTTGGATTTCGACAATGACAATCATGCTTCGTCTCCAGTAGTGAACACCTCCAATCAGAATACTGTATCTATTACCCAAATTCCTATCTCTCATATTGAGATTTCCGGTTATAATGAGTTCAAGGCTAGAGGTACtgattatttcaaaaacgGTGATTATGCTAGTGCAGTTGAAGAATATGAAAAGTCATTAAATACACTTCCAATGAAGCATCCTTTGCGGATCATTGCTTACTCTAACATAATAGCCTCTCGAATAAAAATTGGACAACATTCTCAATCTGTTGTAGATGCTCAGGAAGCCATGAAACTTTTACCAGAAGAAAAGTCGCTTTGGACAGCAGCAATTCAAAACAGTGATCCTGTAAGAAGTTATAATGATATATGGCCCAAGATTATATTGAGGCAAGCCGAATCCTATGAAGCAATCGAAAAGTATAAACTGGCGTTGGATGCTTATCAAACTTTGTTGGAGAAGAATTTGTTTAGTGAGAAAGTCATTGCCGGAAAGAGGAGATGTCAGCATGCATTGGGTCTTGATTCAAAGCCGAAGAGTAATCCGCCAAGTAAGTCTGCTACACCTGCTCCAGCACCGAGACGTGCACCAACAGTGAATAGGCAAACGGAAGTTGTTAATAAGAAATCGGTAAATGCTGAGAAATTAAAGAAGGAGAATGAAAGATTAGCCAAACTAGAGGATCAAAAGGTGGCGCTATATGATAAGGTGGAAGGTATAATTAACTCTTGGAAAAATGGCAAACAAGACGACATTAGATATCTGCTCTCAAATTTGCAAGCAGTTATTACATGGACTCAATGGAAACCAGTGCAATCAAGTGAACTTGTCTTGCCAAGAAAGGTCAAGATTACTTATATGAAAGCTGTGGCTAAACTACATCCTGATAAATTGCCTTCATCGCTTACTTTGGAGCAACAGATGATAGCAGAATCAGTTTTTAGCACCCTTAGTGACTCTTGGGaaaacttcaagaaatctAACGATATCAACTAG
- the UTP14 gene encoding Utp14p (CAGL0H06985g~Ortholog(s) have role in endonucleolytic cleavage in 5'-ETS of tricistronic rRNA transcript (SSU-rRNA, 5.8S rRNA and LSU-rRNA), more) — translation MAKRKGNTRSKSSKRALNALELAEREVGGQDSEEEEEFYDRNKKNGTVVNLLKMVNGGDDEDVEDGGDSFEDEELDSDEALGSDDDYDILNSKMSQTIRDKKKRGEYNSEEEEENYTSIDEDELMPLSQIWDMDTKGGDDTKGSTTRDESLQLASDVDSSSEGSSSSDEESSDDESQESEDPFDEISDDEEDIDLANVTSKLVKETEMHVPKKLSNYGHGEANDFALPSLTSESGIQKLSMEEMMGAIDDKHAVTQASLLKGKSLATAVPLPQRIQQRNERKAAYEISKEEMNKWTEVVQQNRRAEHLVLGSNKEKVHNDASAFTRMTEKPTSELQSKVDELLGESNLVDPQKESTFEELATAKMTPEEMKKRTAEMRLMRELMFREERKAKRLKKIKSKTYRRIKKKEAMKNRELAGLSDESDTEHDIRRAKERMTLKHKTSSKWAKDMIKHGMANDKETREEMEEMLRQGEKLRDKIIDRQSGDSDNNISDIEQDSEQDIDVEKVGKTGVMNMAFMKNAEAREKAENKQFIEKLREFEKTGDDDLFESDDEKPVIEGKDTVTSINKGRRTYAPGDLEMRHEMKKIKEEVRKEKEIDESRTLVNRLKRRNENNEEEIIDVVEEVVPPKEEKTAPKSKTKSESSNPWLDGSDDEDVNVKQSSKVHIIDKDSSKLSKSANKIEKAKAKSKKSNKRENDSDELLLTTDKSNSLKIVDPYGGSDDEGQEFMFKQQDVIAEAFAGDDVVAEFEQEKTRVADDEGDKEEDVTLPGWGDWAGSGVNPRKKRKFIKKIKGVVDKDKRKDKYLKNVIINEKVNKKNMKYQSSAVPFPFESREQYERSLRMPLGQEWTARSTHQKMIKPRVITKPGQVIDPLKNPFS, via the coding sequence ATGGCAAAACGTAAAGGAAATACAAGATCTAAAAGCTCCAAGAGAGCTTTAAATGCCCTTGAACTTGCAGAGAGGGAAGTTGGAGGTCAAgattctgaagaagaagaagaattttaTGATAGAAATAAGAAGAATGGTACTGTTGTTAATCTTTTGAAGATGGTAAACGGGGgtgacgatgaagatgttgaGGATGGCGGTGAttcttttgaagatgaagagctAGACTCTGATGAAGCGCTTGGTTCAGACGATGACTATGATATCCTAAATTCAAAGATGTCTCAAACTATCCgtgacaagaagaaaagaggTGAATATAATAGTGAAGAGGAGGAGGAGAATTATACTTCTATcgatgaagatgaactTATGCCACTATCGCAAATTTGGGATATGGACACCAAGGGTGGAGATGATACCAAAGGTTCAACGACAAGAGATGAAAGCTTACAACTTGCTAGTGATGTAGATAGCTCATCTGAAGGTTCATCTTCCTCTGATGAGGAATCCAGCGATGATGAAAGCCAAGAAAGTGAGGATCcatttgatgaaatttcagatgatgaagaagatattgatcTTGCTAATGTTACTTCAAAGTTAGTAAAAGAGACTGAAATGCACGTTCCAAAAAAACTAAGTAACTATGGTCATGGTGAAGCTAATGATTTTGCTCTGCCATCATTAACTAGCGAATCCGGGATTCAGAAGTTGAGTATGGAAGAAATGATGGGCGCCATAGATGATAAACATGCAGTGACACAAGCCAGTCTTCTGAAAGGTAAGTCATTAGCAACTGCAGTTCCACTACCACAGAGAATTCAGCAAAGAAATGAGCGTAAAGCAGCCTATGAAATCtctaaagaagaaatgaatAAATGGACTGAAGTTGTTCAGCAGAATAGAAGAGCCGAGCACCTAGTATTAGGTTCgaataaagaaaaagttCACAATGACGCTTCAGCTTTTACAAGAATGACAGAGAAGCCTACTTCTGAACTTCAAAGTAAGGTCGATGAACTACTAGGCGAAAGTAATTTAGTTGATCCTCAAAAGGAATCCACTTTTGAAGAGCTTGCTACTGCAAAGATGACTCCTGaagagatgaagaaaaggacGGCTGAGATGAGGCTGATGAGGGAGCTTATGTTTAGAGAAGAGCGCAAAGCTAAGAgattaaagaaaattaagTCGAAAACTTATAgaagaatcaaaaagaaagaagctaTGAAGAACAGAGAACTTGCCGGATTGTCTGATGAGAGTGATACTGAACATGACATTAGAAGAGCAAAGGAAAGAATGACGCTAAAACATAAGACAAGCTCTAAGTGGGCTAAAGACATGATAAAACATGGTATGGCAAATGACAAGGAAACCAGAgaagaaatggaagaaaTGTTGAGACAAGGTGAAAAACTAAGAGATAAGATCATTGATAGGCAATCGGGTGACtcagataataatattagcGATATTGAACAAGACTCAGAGCAAGATATTGATGTGGAAAAGGTTGGAAAAACTGGTGTGATGAATATGGCTTTCATGAAAAATGCTGAAGCCAGAGAAAAGGCAGAAAACAAACAGTTTATTGAGAAATTAAGggaatttgaaaagacAGGTGATGATGATCTCTTTGAAAGCGATGATGAAAAGCCAGTCATTGAGGGTAAGGACACAGTAACATCCATTAataaaggaagaagaacttATGCTCCTGGTGATTTGGAAATGAGGcatgaaatgaaaaaaattaaagaagaagttagGAAGGAAAAGGAAATAGACGAGTCCAGAACTTTAGTTAACAGATTAAAGCgtagaaatgaaaataatgaggaagaaataattgatgttgttgaagaagttgtGCCGcctaaagaagaaaaaactgccccaaaatcaaaaactaaATCAGAGTCCAGTAATCCATGGCTTGATGGgagtgatgatgaagatgttaATGTCAAGCAGTCTAGCAAAGTACATATCATTGACAAAGATAGCTCAAAGCTTTCTAAGAGTGCTAACAAGATTGAGAAAGCCAAGGCCAAGAGTAAGAAATCTaataaaagagaaaatGATAGTGATGAATTACTGCTAACTACAGATAAGTCCAATTCTCTGAAGATTGTTGATCCTTATGGTGGatctgatgatgaaggtCAGGAATTTATGTTCAAACAACAAGATGTCATTGCGGAAGCGTTTGCAGGTGATGATGTTGTTGCGGAATTTGAACAAGAGAAGACCAGAGTTGctgatgatgaaggtgataaagaagaagatgttaCATTACCTGGCTGGGGTGATTGGGCAGGTTCTGGTGTGAACCCTagaaagaagaggaaatttatcaagaagatcaagGGTGTTGTTGATAAAGATAAGAGAAAGGACAAGTACTTAAAGAATGTcataataaatgaaaaggtgaataagaaaaatatgaaatacCAATCATCTGCCGTTCCATTCCCATTTGAGAGCAGGGAACAGTACGAGAGATCGTTGCGTATGCCACTTGGTCAAGAATGGACTGCCAGATCTACTCATCAAAAGATGATCAAACCTAGAGTCATAACCAAACCTGGTCAAGTCATTGATCCATTAAAAAATCCATTCAGTTAG
- the DAD4 gene encoding Dad4p (CAGL0H07073g~Ortholog(s) have microtubule plus-end binding activity): MVENPYEEVQVNVLSRIIANVEKLNQSVRTLNQELENVNKRNKNLEVMGQICENYHRSVQFNLEATGNKKPPL; this comes from the coding sequence ATGGTTGAGAATCCGTATGAGGAAGTGCAGGTCAATGTGTTGTCGCGTATTATTGCCAACGTGGAGAAGCTGAACCAGAGTGTTCGCACATTGAACCAGGAGCTAGAGAACGTAAACAAGCGCAACAAGAACCTTGAAGTTATGGGTCAGATATGTGAGAACTACCACAGGAGCGTGCAATTCAACCTGGAGGCCACCGGGAATAAGAAACCTCCGTTGTGA
- the PRE8 gene encoding proteasome core particle subunit alpha 2 (CAGL0H07007g~Ortholog(s) have role in proteasomal ubiquitin-independent protein catabolic process, proteasome-mediated ubiquitin-dependent protein catabolic process) encodes MADRYSFSLTTFSPSGKLGQIDYALTAVKQGVTSLGIKATNGVVIATEKKSSSPLALTETLSKVSLLTPDIGAVYSGIGPDYRVLVDKSRKVAHTNYKRIYGEYPPTKLLVSEIAKIMQEATQSGGVRPFGVSLLVAGYDEHNGYSLYQVDPSGSYFPWKATSIGKGSTAAKTFLEKRWNNELELEDAIHIALLTLKESVEGEFNGDTIEIAVIGEPNTDLLGYKGVEKDKGPRFRTLSTQEINDRLEAL; translated from the coding sequence ATGGCTGATCGTTACTCATTCTCGCTGACCACTTTTTCCCCCAGCGGTAAGCTGGGTCAGATTGACTATGCCTTGACTGCGGTGAAGCAAGGTGTTACCTCCCTGGGTATCAAGGCCACTAATGGTGTTGTAATTGCCACTGAGAAGAAGTCCAGCTCTCCATTGGCGCTGACTGAGACGCTGTCGAAGGTGTCGCTGCTGACACCGGACATTGGTGCTGTGTACTCCGGTATTGGCCCGGACTACAGGGTGCTGGTGGACAAGTCTCGGAAAGTCGCACATACGAATTACAAGAGGATATACGGGGAGTACCCGCCTACAAAGCTTTTGGTCTCCGAGATTGCCAAAATCATGCAGGAGGCTACACAGTCCGGTGGTGTGAGGCCCTTCGGCGTGTCTTTGCTTGTGGCGGGCTACGACGAACATAACGGGTACAGTTTATACCAGGTGGATCCATCTGGTTCCTACTTTCCATGGAAGGCTACTTCCATCGGTAAAGGCTCCACTGCGGCAAAGACTTTCCTGGAGAAAAGATGGAATAATGAGCTAGAGTTAGAGGACGCTATACATATTGCACTTTTGACTTTGAAAGAGTCCGTGGAAGGTGAATTTAATGGCGACACTATAGAAATAGCTGTCATCGGAGAACCTAACACCGATCTTCTCGGATACAAAGGTGTAGAAAAGGATAAGGGCCCAAGATTCAGAACATTGTCCACCCAGGAGATTAATGACAGGTTGGAAGCACTTTAA
- the ASP1 gene encoding asparaginase ASP1 (CAGL0H07051g~Ortholog(s) have asparaginase activity, role in asparagine catabolic process and Golgi apparatus localization) has protein sequence MVNDSVEITTICPDVENSQFLLSSSVQDLRKVSQTPLGTVHRSLPRIKILGTGGTIASKGSDSSQTAGYHVDLTIQDMLSAIPDISGICELEYEQLCNVDSKDIDEALLFKIYKGISDSLQSFDGIVITHGTDTLAETAFFIESTIDAGDVPIVLVGSMRPSTSVSADGPMNLYQAICIASDKKSRGRSVLVSLNDQISAGYYITKTNANSLDTFNVRQGYLGNFFNNEIHYYYPPVKPMGCHKFKLKFDDVEEKYTGFNFPKVAILYAHQAFEPELFDLVSDKYDGIVIATMGAGSLPDNVNQKALTLKVPIVYSKRSMDGMIPVANLPKAADGTHNYVIASGYLNPEKSRILLQLCLAGKYSLHEIRHVFAGVYGG, from the coding sequence ATGGTGAACGACTCTGTGGAGATTACTACTATATGTCCCGATGTTGAGAACTCGCAGTTTCTGCTAAGCAGCTCGGTTCAAGACCTCAGAAAAGTATCGCAAACACCGCTTGGTACAGTTCACAGGAGTCTTCCTCGTATTAAGATCCTGGGTACAGGTGGTACTATTGCCTCAAAAGGTAGTGACAGCTCCCAGACTGCTGGCTACCATGTTGATTTGACCATCCAGGACATGCTGAGTGCCATTCCGGACATTTCAGGTATCTGTGAGTTAGAATATGAGCAACTGTGTAATGTTGACTCGAAGGATATCGACGAGGCGCTGTTGTTCAAGATATACAAAGGTATCTCTGACTCCCTGCAGAGTTTTGACGGTATTGTCATCACTCATGGTACTGATACTTTGGCTGAGACTGCGTTTTTTATAGAGAGCACCATTGATGCTGGCGACGTACCTATTGTGCTGGTTGGCTCTATGAGACCATCCACCAGTGTTTCTGCAGATGGTCCCATGAACTTGTACCAAGCTATCTGTATCGCATCGGATAAGAAGTCCAGAGGCAGAAGCGTCCTCGTTTCCCTGAATGACCAGATCTCTGCGGGTTACTACATCACAAAGACCAATGCTAACAGTTTGGACACATTCAACGTAAGACAAGGTTATCTCGGaaatttcttcaacaacGAGATCCACTACTATTACCCACCAGTGAAGCCAATGGGTTGCCACAAATTCAAGTTGAAGTTCGAcgatgttgaagaaaaatacaCAGGTTTCAACTTCCCAAAGGTTGCCATCCTATACGCACACCAAGCTTTTGAGCCAGAGCTATTTGACCTTGTATCAGATAAATACGATGGTATCGTGATAGCTACTATGGGTGCCGGTTCTTTGCCAGATAACGTGAACCAGAAGGCACTCACTTTAAAGGTCCCAATTGTCTACTCAAAGAGATCCATGGATGGTATGATTCCAGTGGCTAACTTGCCAAAGGCTGCAGACGGAACACATAACTACGTGATTGCTTCTGGGTACTTGAACCCAGAGAAGAGTAGAATCCTGCTACAACTCTGCCTGGCAGGTAAGTACAGCTTGCATGAGATAAGGCACGTCTTTGCCGGTGTCTACGGTGGCTAG
- a CDS encoding putative asparagine synthase (CAGL0H06963g~Ortholog(s) have cytosol, nucleus localization), giving the protein MCGILLCYGPSFKAENDRLLEFYEDEVPRLGYDDNIESIVKLVRCRGPNYCSMRQIKDVNSIWISSVLSLRQPFTKQSIVIGNKYVLQFNGELYNDEIIESGNDTQFLSGLLKKCISEDDIFNILHGLDGEFAFTIQDLENNLIYFGRDTIGKRSLSYSLNYNISELIVTSVSGSDNGSRIFNDCVAGVIYKYDIDRNILDTTSTLRKPWSITREHDDDMTHIDTCTKNLYDLLSGATRKRVESIHPLHIENSPISILFSGGLDCSVITAIVCETLISRNMHDHATIELLNVAFENLRTGMMPQDAPDRQLAVKSYSELCEKYPNINIKLIEVDVSYAEYMKHRPEVVDLMYPKNTEMDLSIAIAFYFASRGDGFITDENGVRKEYKRKGLVLFSGLGADELYGGYYKLSNKHEDELANELTTQINNIYRRNLNRDDKVIASNGVEVRYPFLAEEVVEFSTASIPLNYKRDKMILRNIASSILGLHGLSAEKKRAIQFGAKSAKMTKNGNKNGTDLL; this is encoded by the coding sequence ATGTGTGGTATATTACTTTGCTATGGGCCAAGTTTCAAAGCTGAAAATGACCGGTTACTGGAGTTTTATGAGGATGAAGTTCCCAGGTTAGGTTACgatgataatattgaatCAATTGTGAAATTGGTAAGATGTAGAGGACCAAACTACTGCTCTATGAGACAAATAAAAGATGTTAATTCCATTTGGATATCCTCTGTGCTATCGCTACGTCAACCGTTTACTAAACAAAGCATAGTTATTGGAAATAAGTATGTGTTACAATTTAACGGCGAGTTATATAATGACGAAATAATTGAAAGTGGGAATGATACACAATTTTTATCTGGactattgaaaaaatgtatTTCTGAAGATGATATCTTCAACATTTTACATGGCTTAGATGGGGAATTTGCGTTCACAATACAAGATTTAGAGAACAATCTAATATACTTTGGTAGAGACACTATAGGTAAAAGGAGTTTGTCATATTCATTAAACTACAATATTAGTGAGTTGATAGTTACTAGTGTATCTGGAAGTGATAATGGTAGTAGAATATTTAACGATTGTGTGGCAGGGGTCATTtataaatatgatattgataGAAACATTCTTGATACAACAAGCACTCTTCGAAAACCTTGGTCAATCACAAGAGAACATGATGATGACATGACACATATTGACACATGTACCAAGAATTTATATGACTTACTAAGCGGTGCTACAAGAAAGCGAGTAGAGTCTATACACCCTTTACATATAGAGAATTCACCTATATCAATCCTTTTTTCAGGAGGGCTTGACTGTTCAGTTATAACTGCAATCGTATGTGAGACATTAATCTCTAGGAATATGCATGATCATGCAACCATTGAACTTCTTAATGTTGCTTTTGAAAACTTGAGGACAGGAATGATGCCACAAGATGCACCAGATAGGCAACTTGCAGTAAAAAGTTACTCGGAACTCTGCGAAAAGTATCcaaatattaatatcaaGCTTATAGAAGTTGATGTGTCCTATGCTGAATATATGAAACATAGACCAGAAGTAGTCGATTTGATGTACCCTAAAAATACCGAAATGGATTTATCAATCGCAATTGCCTTTTATTTTGCATCTAGAGGAGACGGCTTTATtactgatgaaaatggtgtcagaaaagaatataaaagGAAGGGACTTGTTTTATTTAGTGGACTTGGTGCTGATGAGCTATACGGAGGATATTATAAACTGAGCAATAAGCACGAAGATGAATTGGCTAACGAACTGACCACACAgatcaataatatttacCGCAGAAACTTGAATAGAGACGACAAGGTGATAGCCTCCAACGGTGTGGAGGTACGCTACCCATTCTTAGCAGAAGAAGTGGTAGAGTTCTCTACTGCGAGTATTCCTTTAAATTACAAGAGGGACAAGATGATCTTAAGAAACATTGCATCTTCCATCTTGGGTTTACATGGTTTATCGGCAGAAAAGAAGAGGGCTATTCAATTCGGGGCAAAATCAGCTAAGATGACAAAGAACGGTAATAAAAACGGTACTGATCTGCTCTGA
- the TIM11 gene encoding F1F0 ATP synthase subunit e (CAGL0H07023g~Ortholog(s) have proton-transporting ATP synthase activity, rotational mechanism, structural molecule activity and role in ATP synthesis coupled proton transport, cristae formation, protein complex oligomerization) has product MSTVNVLRYSALGLGLLVGLKTDFSLRGAAAKKLEEEEFSKRQQLIADAKAEWAKLHPPKTKATTKEINFDDPNLDFGELIVNAVNALDA; this is encoded by the coding sequence ATGTCTACTGTCAATGTATTGAGATACTCCGCGCTTGGCCTAGGTCTGCTGGTTGGCCTGAAGACCGATTTCTCCCTGAGAGGTGCTGCTGCAAAGAagttggaagaagaagagttTAGCAAGAGACAGCAGCTTATAGCCGATGCCAAGGCCGAGTGGGCCAAGTTGCATCCGCCAAAGACTAAGGCAACTACAAAGGAGATCAACTTTGATGATCCTAACTTAGACTTCGGGGAGTTGATCGTCAACGCCGTGAATGCACTAGACGCTTGA